From Girardinichthys multiradiatus isolate DD_20200921_A chromosome 3, DD_fGirMul_XY1, whole genome shotgun sequence, the proteins below share one genomic window:
- the LOC124866102 gene encoding sialic acid-binding Ig-like lectin 14 isoform X2 — protein sequence MFIFIWLIVSLSTNKGALGEEKYCQITDYCVTLTNNTAEAGLCAVIPCSFTIPFKPKHIIWYKCDRIKCSDSHTVVHSDKNNENVQVGFKGRVSLLEPDVTQKNCSIIINDLNESDFGSYQLRVEGYESHEKFTYTVKKTNLSLSDLNQKPKVMIPPLTEGQQNSLTCTAPDFCSGLPPKITWMWGGKEEIESNFPGNITVSLETETLTNFTQRHRSILTFNPSAKYHNRKITCKVSFKGDTTTEETGTLNVNYSRKPQIYGKTTVMEGDDLNLTCSVDSVPASVIKWTKSGMESINILRKADNSTVMYPQENSGNVSFSIINVTAKEAGRYICTATYQNVNMTEEIHVKVTLKEHTTNIRKGLSLEIVIIAFFSGLLLSAIICCLFMKVYSNRRKTVKPIEDDKTYMSLEKLDTSPEYDVIVQRPR from the exons ATGTTTATTTTCATCTGGTTAATCGTGTCTCTCTCTACTAACAAAG GGGCATTAGGAGAGGAAAAATACTGTCAAATCACAGATTATTGTGTTACCCTTACAAATAATACAGCAGAGGCTGGACTTTGTGCTGTGATACCATGTTCTTTCACAATTCCCTTTAAACCCAAACATATTATTTGGTATAAATGTGACAGAATCAAATGTTCAGATTCTCACACTGTAGTTCACTCTGATAAGAACAATGAAAACGTTCAGGTTGGATTTAAAGGTCGAGTGTCACTGCTGGAACCGGATGTGACTCAGAAGAACTGCAGCATCATAATCAATGATCTCAATGAGTCTGATTTTGGATCATATCAGCTCAGAGTAGAGGGATATGAATCACATGAAAAATTTACATatactgttaaaaaaacaaatctctccTTATCAG ATCTGAACCAAAAGCCCAAAGTGATGATTCCTCCACTGACCGAGGGGCAGCAGAACAGTCTGACCTGCACTGCTCCTGATTTCTGCTCTGGGTTACCTCCTAAAATTACCTGGATGTGGGGAGGAAAAGAAGAAATTGAGTCTAACTTTCCAGGAAACATCACGGTTTCTTTAGAAACTGAGACTCTGACTAATTTCACACAGAGACACCGCTCAATTCTGACCTTTAACCCTTCAGCTAAATACCACAACAGAAAAATAACCTGTAAGGTCAGCTTCAAAGGTGACACAACCACAGAGGAGACTGGAACTCTGAATGTAAACT ATAGCAGAAAACCCCAGATATATGGCAAAACAACAGTTATGGAAGGAGACGATCTGAATCTGACTTGCAGTGTTGACAGCGTCCCTGCATCAGTTATTAAGTGGACTAAGTCTGGAATGGAAAGCATCAATATTTTAAGGAAAGCAGATAACAGCACGGTGATGTACCCGCAGGAAAACAGTGGAAATGTCTCTTTTTCCATCATTAATGTAACAGCCAAAGAAGCTGGACGTTACATTTGTACAGCGACATATCAGAATGTCAACATGACAGAAGAAATCCATGTGAAAGTGACCT tGAAAGAACACACAACTAATATAAGAAAAGGTTTATCACTGGAAATCGTTATAATTGCCTTTTTTTCTGGCCTCCTCCTTTCTGCTATCATCTGCTGTTTGTTCATGAAAGTCTACAG taacagaagaaaaacggTAAAACCCATTGAAGATGATAAAACTTACATGTCTCTGGAAAAACTTGATACATCACCAGAGTATGATGTCATTGTCCAACGACCACGCTGA
- the LOC124866102 gene encoding sialic acid-binding Ig-like lectin 12 isoform X1 produces the protein MFIFIWLIVSLSTNKGALGEEKYCQITDYCVTLTNNTAEAGLCAVIPCSFTIPFKPKHIIWYKCDRIKCSDSHTVVHSDKNNENVQVGFKGRVSLLEPDVTQKNCSIIINDLNESDFGSYQLRVEGYESHEKFTYTVKKTNLSLSDLNQKPKVMIPPLTEGQQNSLTCTAPDFCSGLPPKITWMWGGKEEIESNFPGNITVSLETETLTNFTQRHRSILTFNPSAKYHNRKITCKVSFKGDTTTEETGTLNVNYSRKPQIYGKTTVMEGDDLNLTCSVDSVPASVIKWTKSGMESINILRKADNSTVMYPQENSGNVSFSIINVTAKEAGRYICTATYQNVNMTEEIHVKVTYIRKPKITGSTMVNEGEALNVTCSVDSFPPSVINLTKFERKSNLHSNITSTLQNSREQRGTTTFSITDVAAEDAGLYICTAKHQNRTLSELFNVTVTLKEHTTNIRKGLSLEIVIIAFFSGLLLSAIICCLFMKVYSNRRKTVKPIEDDKTYMSLEKLDTSPEYDVIVQRPR, from the exons ATGTTTATTTTCATCTGGTTAATCGTGTCTCTCTCTACTAACAAAG GGGCATTAGGAGAGGAAAAATACTGTCAAATCACAGATTATTGTGTTACCCTTACAAATAATACAGCAGAGGCTGGACTTTGTGCTGTGATACCATGTTCTTTCACAATTCCCTTTAAACCCAAACATATTATTTGGTATAAATGTGACAGAATCAAATGTTCAGATTCTCACACTGTAGTTCACTCTGATAAGAACAATGAAAACGTTCAGGTTGGATTTAAAGGTCGAGTGTCACTGCTGGAACCGGATGTGACTCAGAAGAACTGCAGCATCATAATCAATGATCTCAATGAGTCTGATTTTGGATCATATCAGCTCAGAGTAGAGGGATATGAATCACATGAAAAATTTACATatactgttaaaaaaacaaatctctccTTATCAG ATCTGAACCAAAAGCCCAAAGTGATGATTCCTCCACTGACCGAGGGGCAGCAGAACAGTCTGACCTGCACTGCTCCTGATTTCTGCTCTGGGTTACCTCCTAAAATTACCTGGATGTGGGGAGGAAAAGAAGAAATTGAGTCTAACTTTCCAGGAAACATCACGGTTTCTTTAGAAACTGAGACTCTGACTAATTTCACACAGAGACACCGCTCAATTCTGACCTTTAACCCTTCAGCTAAATACCACAACAGAAAAATAACCTGTAAGGTCAGCTTCAAAGGTGACACAACCACAGAGGAGACTGGAACTCTGAATGTAAACT ATAGCAGAAAACCCCAGATATATGGCAAAACAACAGTTATGGAAGGAGACGATCTGAATCTGACTTGCAGTGTTGACAGCGTCCCTGCATCAGTTATTAAGTGGACTAAGTCTGGAATGGAAAGCATCAATATTTTAAGGAAAGCAGATAACAGCACGGTGATGTACCCGCAGGAAAACAGTGGAAATGTCTCTTTTTCCATCATTAATGTAACAGCCAAAGAAGCTGGACGTTACATTTGTACAGCGACATATCAGAATGTCAACATGACAGAAGAAATCCATGTGAAAGTGACCT ATATAAGAAAGCCTAAGATCACTGGCAGTACAATGGTTAATGAGGGAGAGGCTCTGAATGTGACCTGCAGTGTTGACAGCTTCCCTCCCTCAGTTATCAACTTGActaaatttgaaagaaaaagtaACCTGCACAGCAATATTACAAGTACTTTGCAAAACAGCAGAGAACAACGTGGGACCACAACCTTTTCCATCACTGACGTTGCAGCAGAAGATGCAGGCCTTTACATCTGCACAGCAAAACACCAGAACAGAACTCTATCAGAATTATTTAATGTAACAGTAACAT tGAAAGAACACACAACTAATATAAGAAAAGGTTTATCACTGGAAATCGTTATAATTGCCTTTTTTTCTGGCCTCCTCCTTTCTGCTATCATCTGCTGTTTGTTCATGAAAGTCTACAG taacagaagaaaaacggTAAAACCCATTGAAGATGATAAAACTTACATGTCTCTGGAAAAACTTGATACATCACCAGAGTATGATGTCATTGTCCAACGACCACGCTGA